The stretch of DNA GCGCGGTTTCTCGCTTGGCTCAGCGGGGTGCTGGGGCTGGAGCCCTGGCTCTAGGCCGGAGGCTCCTGGCGTCAGGCCGGCGGGGCGATGCGCGGCAGTGATTTCCCGTGCCCCTGGGTATATCGGTATTTGCCGAAATGCTGGTAGCGTCTAGTCTTGAAGATAAAGGGCCGGCCGTGGCCCCTTTCCCACCCGCACAGGACCGAGACCCATCATGTACCAGTCAATCCTTGTCCCGCTCGATGGCTCCTCCCATTCCGAGAAGGCACTCGCTGTGGCGGCGCAGCTGGCCCGTGGCACGGGTGCTTCGCTCCACCTGATGACCGTGGCCGAGTTCCCGCCCGACAACATCGGCCTGTTCACCGGCGGCACCCCCGAGCCCTTCTCCGAGGAGGATCGCGAGAAGCTGGCGGCCGGCATGAAGGAAGAGGCCCACAAGGTCATCGACCAGGCCCGCGCCGCGGTGGACCTCGATGGCCTCGAGGTAAAGGACGTGGTGCGTCAGGGGCGCCCGGCCGATCTGATCAACGAGGAGGCCCAGAGCCTCGGCGTCGATGCCATCGTCATGGGCAGCCGCGGGGTGAGCGACATGCGCGGCATGGTTTTCGGCAGCGTCTCCCACAAGGTCAGCCATACCGCCGGCTGCACCGTCATCACCGTGACCTGAGGGGCCATCGCCCCTGCTCCGCTCGGTCCTCGGACAGGGCTTCCCGCCTGCCAGGTGGCAGGCGCTTGCCGCCGTATTCTTCCCTGAGCCCCTCCGTCCGCCATCCGGCCGGAGGGGCGTCGTGGCGCAGTCATGCTACCCTCGGTGACTGGCACCCCCTTCCCTTCGGCAGTATGTGATCCTGCCGTCGACAAATCCCCAAGGAGTCTCCGCGTTGGCCGGCAGCAGTCTACTGACCCTGATCGATGACATCGCCACCCTCCTCGATGACGTCTCGCTGATGACGAAGGTGGCGGCGAAGAAGACCACCGGCCTGCTGGGCGACGACCTGGCGCTCAACGCCGAGCAGGTCACCGGCGTGAGGGCCGACCGGGAACTGCCGGTGGTCTGGGCGGTGGCCCGCGGGTCGCTGGTCAACAAGCTGATCCTCATCCCTGCGGCGCTGCTGATCAGCGCCTTCGTTCCCTGGGCGGTCACCCTGTTGCTGATGCTCGGCGGCGCCTACCTCTGTTACGAGGGCGTCGAGAAGCTGGCACACAAGTTCCTGCATGCGGAGGAGGAGCAGGAGGCCCATCGACAGCGTCTCGCGGCCATGGCCGACGAGAAGGTCGACATGCGCGCCTTCGAGAAGAGGAAGATCAAGGGGGCGATACGCACCGACTTCATCCTCTCCGCGGAGATCATCGTGATCACCCTGGGGACGGTGGCCGGTGTGGCATTGGGCAAGCAGGTCGCCGTGCTGGTCGGGATCGGGCTGCTGATGACCGTCGGCGTATACGGGCTGGTCGCGGGGATCGTCAAGGTCGACGACCTGGGGCTCTACCTGAGCCGACGCGAGGGGTTTTCCAGCCAAGTGGGCCGTGGCCTGCTGGCCGGGGCCCCCTTCCTGATGAAGGGTCTCTCGGTAGTGGGCACCCTGGCGATGTTCCTGGTCGGCGGCGGTATCCTCACCCACGGTATCCCGGCGGTCCACCACCTGGTCCAGGGCGTGGCCGAGGCGCAGTTCGATACGCCGGGGCTCGATGCCATCATCCAGGGCCTGGGGCCCTCGTTGCTCAACATGCTCTTCGGCCTGCTGGTCGGCGCGGTGGTGCTGGGGGCGGTGAGCCTCGGTCAGCGGCTGTGGTCGGGCAAAGGGAAGTAGGGGGCGGGGTGTCCGCTGCTGCTGGGCATGATCAAGACCGATGCATGGTGCGGCTGCGGACCTGGTGCCCCCGCCAGGCGTTTACCGGGGCCTGAAGCATTATTTCGCCCGGTACCACATGGACCGTCCCCACCAGGGCCAGTCGATGCGACACCCGGTGAGGTGTACCTCGATCAATCACTGACCCTGGCGGCCTGACGCCTGATGAAAAGCCGGTCAGAGCCGAAAGTGCCTGTCAGGAAAACCGACGGGTGGGGACCACGTCCCCCGGCGACTGGAAGACCCTCGATAACAGGATACACTTTCGATAAGCCCCCTGGCCCGTCCCCTACGAGGTCGAGAATGATCGGGGCGGTCCGACAATCGGTAGCATCGCGAAGCGCAGAGTTTCGCAGCGCAACCGCGACATCGTTGCCGTGAAAGACGCGCTTGAACGGATCAACCCCACGTCGTTCAAAAACGACTCACCTTGAACTTATGGGGAAGTGTATTGTTGGCAGGGCGGGCCAGCCCCAGCATTCTTCCAACACGCTGATTGGACAGTAGGGATGCTGGGTCGCAGAGGTAAACTCAGGGAGGTCAATCAAGTGCCCCCAGGACTGTCCGTCGAACATCTTGTTTTCGGTTATGGCCGAAGACAGGTGCTGGATGACGTGAGTTTTTCTGTCGGCAACGGGCGTTTCTGCGCGCTGCTTGGACCGAATGGTGCTGGCAAGACAACGCTTTTCTCACTCCTTACGGGGTTGATCCGAACCAGGGTCGGGCAGATCGAGGTCTGTGGCGTCGACATGACCCGCTCGCCGCGCGACGCGCTCGCACACATGGGTATCGTATTCCAGCAGACGACGCTCGATCTCGATCTCTCGGTACGCCGCAACCTGTCCTACTACGCTGCGCTCAGGGGGCTTCACGGGCGTGACGCAAACCGCAGGATCGACGTTGCGCTCGAACGGATGGGACTTGCCGATCGGGCCAAGGACCGGGCGCGCGACCTGAACGGGGGGCACCGTAGGCGGACTGAAATCGCGAGGGCTCTGATGCATCAACCCGATATCCTGCTTCTTGACGAGCCTACCGTGGGTCTCGATCCGCAGAGCCGCGCGGGCATCACCGACTACGTGCACGACCTCTGCTCCGACGAAGGGCTGACAGTGCTCTGGGCCACGCATCTCGTGGATGAGGTGCGACCGGACGACGATCTTGTCGTTCTCCACCATGGCCGCGTCCTGGCAAACGGTACCGCGGCAGACGTCATGCAAGGACAGCCATTGAACGAGGTCTTTCTCACTATGACAGGGCAACCCGCTTGATGCGCTATGCGGTCGCCCTTGCCGCCATCGTGCTTCGCGAGATGCTGCGTTTCGTGGCGCAGCGCGGTCGGTTCCTGTCCGCGCTGGTCAGGCCCCTGATCTGGCTTCTGGTGTTTGCAGCCGGCTTTCGCTCGGCGCTTGGGCTGTCGATCATCCCGCCCTACTCGACCTATGTTACCTACGAGGTCTACATCGTTCCGGGGCTCTGCGGTATGGTGCAACTGTTCAACGGCATGCAGTCCTCGCTTAGCCTCGTTTATGATCGCGAAATGGGCTCGATGCGCCTGCTCCTGACCAGCCCTTTGCCACGCTGGTGGCTTCTCTTCTCGAAACTCCTTGCCGGCACGGCTGTCTCGATCCTTCAAGTTTACGCCTTTCTCGCGATCGCAGCGCTTTTCGGGATAAGCATGCCTCTCTTTGGTTATGTTGCCATCTTTCCGATCCTTATCCTTACGGGCCTCATGCTGGGCGCGCTTGGCCTGGCGCTGTCCTCGACCATCCGGCAACTGGAGAACTTCGCGGGAGTAATGAACTTCGTCATCTTCCCGGCCTTCTTTCTTTCCTCGGCGCTTTACCCGCTGTGGAAGATGGCGGAAAGCTCGACACTGCTCTACTGGATCTGTGCGGTGAACCCCTTCACCCAGGTCGTCGAGGCGATCCGGTTCGGGCTGTATGGCGAGGTCAACCTGACTGCAATCGGCTGGACGACCCTTGCACTGGCCATCTTCATGGCACTTGGGCTTTACGGCTACGACCCCGCGCGAGACATGTCCCACCGTCGCTTCAAGGGCAGCTGATCTTCCAGGTCAGGACGCATC from Halomonas aestuarii encodes:
- a CDS encoding ABC transporter permease — protein: MRYAVALAAIVLREMLRFVAQRGRFLSALVRPLIWLLVFAAGFRSALGLSIIPPYSTYVTYEVYIVPGLCGMVQLFNGMQSSLSLVYDREMGSMRLLLTSPLPRWWLLFSKLLAGTAVSILQVYAFLAIAALFGISMPLFGYVAIFPILILTGLMLGALGLALSSTIRQLENFAGVMNFVIFPAFFLSSALYPLWKMAESSTLLYWICAVNPFTQVVEAIRFGLYGEVNLTAIGWTTLALAIFMALGLYGYDPARDMSHRRFKGS
- a CDS encoding DUF808 domain-containing protein: MAGSSLLTLIDDIATLLDDVSLMTKVAAKKTTGLLGDDLALNAEQVTGVRADRELPVVWAVARGSLVNKLILIPAALLISAFVPWAVTLLLMLGGAYLCYEGVEKLAHKFLHAEEEQEAHRQRLAAMADEKVDMRAFEKRKIKGAIRTDFILSAEIIVITLGTVAGVALGKQVAVLVGIGLLMTVGVYGLVAGIVKVDDLGLYLSRREGFSSQVGRGLLAGAPFLMKGLSVVGTLAMFLVGGGILTHGIPAVHHLVQGVAEAQFDTPGLDAIIQGLGPSLLNMLFGLLVGAVVLGAVSLGQRLWSGKGK
- a CDS encoding universal stress protein; the encoded protein is MYQSILVPLDGSSHSEKALAVAAQLARGTGASLHLMTVAEFPPDNIGLFTGGTPEPFSEEDREKLAAGMKEEAHKVIDQARAAVDLDGLEVKDVVRQGRPADLINEEAQSLGVDAIVMGSRGVSDMRGMVFGSVSHKVSHTAGCTVITVT
- a CDS encoding ABC transporter ATP-binding protein, translated to MLGRRGKLREVNQVPPGLSVEHLVFGYGRRQVLDDVSFSVGNGRFCALLGPNGAGKTTLFSLLTGLIRTRVGQIEVCGVDMTRSPRDALAHMGIVFQQTTLDLDLSVRRNLSYYAALRGLHGRDANRRIDVALERMGLADRAKDRARDLNGGHRRRTEIARALMHQPDILLLDEPTVGLDPQSRAGITDYVHDLCSDEGLTVLWATHLVDEVRPDDDLVVLHHGRVLANGTAADVMQGQPLNEVFLTMTGQPA